In Thermoanaerobaculum aquaticum, the DNA window CTCAAGGCTTTCATCGTACCCCGCCCGGGGGAGTTGCCCCAGGCCAACGAGCTCTTTCGCTTTTGCCGCCGCCGTTTGGCCGCCTTCAAGGTGCCGCGGGAGTTTGAAGTGGTTGAAAGCTTGCCCTACACCCTCACTGGTAAGCTCCGGCGCTTTTTTCTGGCCGCTCCCCGCTGATCTGCTAGGATAACCTCGTGCGACAAATACTCGATATCCGCAAGGCCAAGGTGGCGGTGGAGCTCACCAACCGCTGCAACTTGCGCTGCGGCATGTGCCCCATGAACAAGCTGGGCCGTCCGGATGCCGACATGCCGTGGTGGCTGGTGGAAAAGGTAGCCGGGGAATTTGCCCGCTTGGGCATCCGGGTGAACTGGCTCCACGAAATGGGGGAGCCGCTCCTGTACCCGCGCCTGCCGGAAGCCATTGACCTTTTCCCCGGTTGCTCGGTTTCCACCAACGCCATGCTTTTGGACGAAGAAATGGGGCGCAGGCTCCTGCAAACCAGCTTACGGCGCATCCGCCTGTGCGTGGACACCGTAAACCCCCGGGTTTACCCGTTCATCCGGCGGGGTGGCATCTTTGAGGAGGTGGTGGCCAACATCCGCACGTTCCTGGAGCTTTCCAAGGGCAAGGACATCGTGGTGGAAATCCAGCGGATGATTACCACCCAAACCGCCCATGAAAGCGTGCGGGATTTCCAGGAGTTCTTTGGACTGGACCGCTACCCGCAAGCCAAGGTCATTGAAAAAACCTGCGAGCCGCTGGACACTTCGGACGAAA includes these proteins:
- a CDS encoding radical SAM/SPASM domain-containing protein — translated: MRQILDIRKAKVAVELTNRCNLRCGMCPMNKLGRPDADMPWWLVEKVAGEFARLGIRVNWLHEMGEPLLYPRLPEAIDLFPGCSVSTNAMLLDEEMGRRLLQTSLRRIRLCVDTVNPRVYPFIRRGGIFEEVVANIRTFLELSKGKDIVVEIQRMITTQTAHESVRDFQEFFGLDRYPQAKVIEKTCEPLDTSDETPLHESFYGCFQGYPFAWFIVLADGRVTHCCYDAHGQQCIGDLKTQSVEEILESAKIPAMMEAFKAKDWGTLPRCGECYKNAEAKPPFYDFLIASGRRLERSLPVVPLARRLINR